The following coding sequences lie in one Apium graveolens cultivar Ventura chromosome 1, ASM990537v1, whole genome shotgun sequence genomic window:
- the LOC141665893 gene encoding putative oxidoreductase At4g09670: MAEATKPIRFGIMGCAEIARKVSRAITMSPNSTLYAIASRSLEKAKQFAIKNGYSDEEVMIYGSYIELLDDPSVDAVYMPLPTSLHLEWAVLAAEKKKHLLLEKPTALNVIELDRILEACRSNGVQFMDGSMWYHHPRTAKIKEMLSDSELFGQVKTIYSSSSYNAGQGFLENNVRVKADLDSLGALGDAGWYCIGAILWAMNNKLPTTVTALPSLDRNSDGVILSCIASLHWEKEELVAKFFCSFLAHETMDLSISGSNGSLHLEDFIIPYEETSASFQYTTSAKFAELHIGWNVKPEEVLVDTSGLPQEARMVQEFSRLTQGIKYSGWLPDQKWAEVSRMTQFVLDAVMKSINCGFEPVHM, encoded by the exons ATGGCTGAAGCCACAAAACCAATTCGTTTCGGCATAATGGGGTGTGCTGAAATAGCAAGAAAAGTGTCAAGAGCTATTACAATGTCTCCTAACTCAACCCTTTACGCGATTGCTAGTCGATCCTTAGAAAAAGCCAAGCAATTCGCCATCAAAAATGGTTACTCAGATGAAGAAGTGATGATCTACGGCAGCTACATAGAATTGCTAGATGACCCTTCAGTGGATGCTGTTTATATGCCACTGCCTACAAGTCTTCACTTGGAATGGGCTGTTTTGGCTGCTGAAAAGAAAAAGCATCTGCTGTTGGAGAAACCGACAGCTCTGAATGTCATTGAGCTTGATCGGATACTGGAAGCGTGTCGATCCAATGGTGTTCAGTTCATGGATGGAAGTATGTGGTATCATCATCCCAGGACTGCCAAAATTAAGGAAATGCTCTCTGATTCCGAACTGTTTGGTCAAGTCAAAACT ATTTACAGCTCATCATCATACAATGCCGGCCAAGGATTTCTTGAGAATAATGTGAGAGTCAAAGCAGATTTGGACTCCCTCGGTGCATTAGGAGATGCAGGATGGTATTGCATCGGAGCCATACTGTGGGCAATGAATAACAAATTACCTACAACAGTAACTGCATTACCTTCTCTTGACCGCAATTCAGATGGAGTCATTCTCTCTTGCATTGCCTCCTTGCACTGGGAAAAAGAAGAACTAGTTGCCAAATTCTTCTGCTCCTTCCTTGCTCATGAGACCATGGACTTGTCCATTTCTGGCTCCAATGGATCACTTCATCTGGAAGACTTCATAATCCCTTACGAGGAGACCTCTGCATCCTTCCAATACACAACAAGTGCAAAGTTTGCAGAGTTGCACATAGGATGGAATGTAAAACCCGAAGAAGTTCTAGTAGACACTAGCGGGCTTCCACAAGAGGCTAGAATGGTACAAGAGTTTTCTAGGTTGACTCAAGGAATCAAATATTCTGGGTGGCTACCAGATCAGAAGTGGGCAGAAGTTAGTAGAATGACTCAGTTTGTACTGGATGCAGTGATGAAATCCATTAATTGTGGTTTTGAACCTGTACATATGTAA